One genomic window of Candidatus Thorarchaeota archaeon includes the following:
- the hisH gene encoding imidazole glycerol phosphate synthase subunit HisH: MRAALIDYGASNTLSVTAALQRAGFAVHITSDSQGLLDHDAIVIPGVGHFRTAALRLVPMRRALSQAAEEGIPILGICLGLQVLFEKSEESPEPGLGLMRGRVALISGGERVPHIGWNEIVATKDSALLNGIEDGSRVYFVHSYHVLPEDPDTVAAVTDYGTTLVCVVAADNVLGTQFHPEKSGSVGSQVLKNFCEIARRG; the protein is encoded by the coding sequence TTGCGCGCGGCGCTGATCGACTATGGTGCCAGCAACACATTGAGCGTGACCGCAGCTCTTCAGCGAGCGGGATTCGCAGTCCACATCACCTCAGACTCACAGGGGCTGCTGGACCACGACGCGATAGTCATTCCGGGTGTGGGGCACTTTCGGACCGCGGCCCTTCGGCTTGTACCCATGCGCAGGGCACTCTCACAGGCGGCTGAAGAGGGGATACCTATTCTCGGGATATGCCTGGGTCTGCAGGTCCTGTTCGAGAAGAGCGAAGAGTCGCCCGAGCCGGGCCTAGGTCTGATGAGAGGCCGGGTTGCATTGATCTCCGGAGGTGAGAGAGTCCCACACATCGGATGGAACGAGATAGTGGCCACGAAGGACTCTGCCCTTCTGAACGGTATCGAGGATGGCTCGCGGGTCTACTTTGTCCACTCGTACCACGTCCTGCCGGAAGACCCAGATACAGTAGCAGCGGTGACCGACTACGGTACTACCCTCGTGTGTGTTGTTGCTGCCGACAACGTGCTCGGGACTCAGTTTCATCCAGAGAAGTCCGGTTCTGTTGGCTCTCAGGTCCTGAAGAACTTCTGCGAGATTGCCAGGAGAGGATAG
- a CDS encoding histidinol-phosphate aminotransferase family protein produces the protein VIMNPTFSMYSVCTVRAGGVPIYVDLQPDFSLDLEGVLEACPDASLVFLCSPNNPTGNQFDTDDILRIVGETPGMVLLDEAYVEFADSSLVSLPLKYDNVVVLRTMSKAFGLASLRVGYCIASEDVAFQLRERLQLPYPVSSVAVATAQRMLKWRKVVLEACSRLSQTRARFLSLLAEVQGVSAFDSQANFVLMDCNTPSASVVSRMRERGYLLRDIGTACGYRNLVRVTVPPPESLDSVVAALREVVD, from the coding sequence GTCATCATGAACCCGACCTTCTCGATGTACTCGGTGTGTACGGTTCGGGCTGGAGGGGTACCGATATACGTCGACCTACAACCGGACTTCTCTCTGGACCTTGAGGGTGTGCTTGAGGCGTGCCCGGATGCAAGCCTCGTCTTTCTCTGTTCTCCCAACAATCCGACGGGCAATCAGTTCGACACAGATGACATCCTGCGAATAGTAGGAGAGACCCCCGGGATGGTCCTACTTGACGAAGCATATGTCGAGTTCGCGGACAGCTCTCTGGTATCACTCCCGCTGAAGTATGACAACGTGGTCGTGCTGCGGACCATGTCAAAGGCATTCGGGCTTGCATCCCTGAGAGTGGGTTACTGTATCGCCTCTGAAGATGTGGCATTCCAGCTGAGAGAGCGACTTCAACTGCCCTATCCGGTCTCGTCAGTCGCGGTGGCAACAGCACAGAGGATGTTGAAGTGGAGAAAGGTGGTCCTAGAGGCATGCTCGCGTCTCAGTCAGACAAGGGCTAGATTCCTGTCGCTTCTTGCTGAAGTGCAGGGGGTGAGCGCCTTTGACTCACAGGCCAACTTCGTCCTGATGGACTGTAACACTCCCTCGGCATCTGTTGTGTCCAGAATGAGAGAACGCGGATACTTGCTCCGCGACATCGGAACGGCGTGTGGCTATCGTAACCTTGTGAGAGTGACAGTCCCGCCTCCGGAGTCTCTTGATAGTGTCGTTGCAGCACTGAGGGAGGTGGTCGACTAG
- a CDS encoding 1-(5-phosphoribosyl)-5-[(5-phosphoribosylamino)methylideneamino] imidazole-4-carboxamide isomerase, producing MIVIPAIDILDGRVVRLEQGCPDRELRINGSLESLARKWEEQGAGLLHLVDIGAALGRTPFNRDNALLAQRIRTRVQMAGGVRTRELAATLLDSGVYRVVMGTVCVEQPAVLEGLVEEYGDERVAVALDCDGTGIRTHGWTHRTERSLSGFVESLCDAGVSVFIVTAVKHDGMLCGPDLRLMETVMASGVSRLIAAGGIGSLQDIERVRDLGAEGVVIGRALYENRFSFSEASAAARG from the coding sequence ATGATCGTGATTCCTGCTATCGACATACTTGACGGAAGAGTGGTACGTCTGGAACAGGGTTGTCCGGACCGTGAGCTGAGGATTAACGGGTCGCTGGAGTCCCTGGCGCGGAAGTGGGAAGAACAGGGTGCGGGCCTCCTGCATCTGGTGGACATTGGTGCGGCGCTGGGCCGTACGCCCTTCAACCGGGACAACGCCTTGCTGGCACAACGTATCAGGACCAGGGTGCAGATGGCCGGAGGCGTCAGAACCCGTGAGCTTGCCGCCACACTGCTGGATTCGGGTGTCTACCGTGTGGTGATGGGCACCGTGTGCGTGGAACAGCCAGCAGTACTTGAAGGACTTGTGGAGGAGTACGGGGACGAGAGAGTTGCAGTGGCCTTGGACTGTGATGGCACAGGCATCCGCACGCACGGGTGGACGCACAGGACGGAACGGTCACTGAGCGGCTTCGTCGAGTCTCTGTGTGACGCCGGAGTCAGTGTCTTTATCGTCACTGCAGTGAAACATGACGGAATGCTATGCGGCCCTGACCTGCGGCTGATGGAGACCGTAATGGCAAGCGGGGTTTCAAGGCTTATCGCCGCGGGTGGCATAGGGTCTCTGCAGGACATCGAACGCGTGAGAGACCTTGGTGCCGAAGGAGTGGTGATAGGCCGTGCCCTGTACGAGAATAGGTTCTCGTTCAGCGAGGCATCCGCGGCCGCAAGGGGGTGA
- a CDS encoding imidazoleglycerol-phosphate dehydratase, whose product MSRSAEVERQTRETRVAVSVDLDGIGTSEIQLSMGFLRHMLQSLATHSAIDMRVTATGDLDHHVSEDTALCLGEAVRKAVDTNLGIVRFGHAVVPMDCSLCEVALDLGGRAYSVIDLGLASPSVEGWSSDDVEHFFRSLSTSLKANLHVRCHYSRNDHHCVEAAFKALGLSLRQATALDPRRAGVPSSKGVL is encoded by the coding sequence GTGTCTCGCAGCGCAGAGGTCGAGAGGCAGACGAGAGAGACACGCGTGGCAGTTTCAGTGGACCTTGACGGCATTGGCACATCGGAGATACAGCTCAGCATGGGGTTCCTACGACACATGCTTCAGAGTCTGGCGACTCACAGCGCCATTGACATGCGTGTCACAGCAACCGGTGACCTTGATCATCATGTGTCAGAGGACACCGCACTCTGCCTAGGCGAGGCGGTGAGGAAGGCGGTGGACACGAACCTCGGTATAGTCCGTTTCGGTCACGCTGTGGTGCCCATGGACTGTTCACTCTGCGAGGTGGCCCTTGACTTGGGCGGCAGAGCATACTCGGTGATTGACCTTGGTCTTGCCAGCCCATCAGTCGAGGGGTGGTCTTCCGATGATGTGGAACACTTCTTCAGAAGTCTGTCGACGAGTCTGAAGGCCAACCTACATGTCCGGTGTCACTACAGCCGCAATGACCACCACTGTGTGGAGGCTGCATTCAAGGCGCTCGGTCTCTCATTGCGTCAAGCGACAGCACTTGACCCGCGAAGGGCAGGTGTTCCGAGCTCGAAGGGGGTGCTGTGA
- the hisF gene encoding imidazole glycerol phosphate synthase subunit HisF — MLAKRIVPCLDVDRGRVVKGVNFQCLEDAGDPVKLAVRYCQEGADELVLLDISASHEGRPTVLDVVRRVASNIDIPFTVGGGIRSSQDALRVLESGADKVSVNTAAVADPSLIQAVADVFGRQCVVIAVDARRGASDSTPQSGYEVTVQGGRVATGRDVVQWCREATMLGGGEILLTSMDRDGVKSGYDIELTRLVTKSVRVPVIASGGAGSLQDIHDVLTEGGADAALAASIFHYGQFSICEVKSYLEKRGVVVRRCR, encoded by the coding sequence GTGCTCGCAAAGAGAATAGTGCCATGTCTGGATGTGGACCGCGGACGTGTGGTGAAGGGTGTGAACTTTCAGTGCCTCGAGGATGCCGGAGACCCTGTGAAGCTGGCCGTGAGGTACTGCCAGGAAGGAGCCGATGAGCTGGTGTTGCTCGACATCTCAGCCTCGCACGAAGGCAGACCCACAGTGTTGGACGTCGTCCGTCGTGTGGCCTCAAACATCGACATCCCGTTCACAGTTGGCGGAGGAATACGTTCTTCACAAGATGCCCTGCGTGTACTCGAGTCTGGCGCGGACAAGGTCTCCGTTAACACGGCCGCTGTCGCAGACCCCTCATTGATTCAGGCGGTGGCGGACGTCTTCGGCAGACAGTGTGTCGTGATTGCGGTTGACGCACGAAGAGGCGCTTCAGACAGTACTCCCCAGAGCGGCTATGAGGTGACCGTGCAGGGTGGACGCGTTGCAACTGGCAGAGATGTGGTGCAGTGGTGCCGTGAGGCCACGATGCTTGGTGGCGGTGAGATCCTGCTGACATCCATGGACCGTGACGGTGTCAAGTCGGGCTACGATATAGAGCTGACCCGTCTGGTGACGAAGAGCGTGCGCGTGCCTGTGATTGCCAGCGGTGGTGCTGGCTCCCTACAGGACATCCATGATGTGCTCACGGAAGGTGGTGCGGACGCAGCGCTGGCCGCCTCTATCTTTCACTATGGGCAGTTCTCCATCTGTGAGGTCAAGTCGTATCTGGAGAAACGAGGAGTGGTTGTCAGGCGATGCAGGTAG